In Persicimonas caeni, a single window of DNA contains:
- a CDS encoding CDP-alcohol phosphatidyltransferase family protein has translation MLREFSLADLITLGNASCGTASIFLALSYASEHEVGYLWVSFALLPVALILDFFDGYVARWRRAQSMLGPDLDSLSDIVSFGVAPAVLAWALGMRGGLDMAVLIFFVACGISRLARYNATAAELTEETSGKVKYYEGTPIPTSIVLVIVLVIAFSQGAVGANFWFGSVEILGMGWHPLSTMYFLSGCAMISGTLKIPKP, from the coding sequence ATGCTGCGCGAGTTCTCGCTGGCCGACCTGATCACGCTGGGCAACGCCAGCTGTGGCACCGCGTCGATCTTCTTGGCGCTCAGCTACGCCTCCGAGCACGAGGTGGGCTATCTGTGGGTGTCGTTCGCCCTGCTGCCCGTGGCGCTGATCTTGGACTTCTTCGACGGCTACGTGGCCCGCTGGCGCCGCGCGCAGTCGATGCTCGGCCCCGACCTCGACAGCCTATCCGATATCGTGTCGTTCGGCGTCGCCCCGGCGGTCCTGGCGTGGGCGCTGGGCATGCGCGGCGGACTCGACATGGCGGTGCTCATCTTCTTCGTCGCCTGCGGCATCAGCCGTCTGGCCCGCTACAACGCCACCGCAGCCGAACTCACCGAGGAGACCTCCGGCAAGGTCAAGTACTACGAGGGCACCCCGATCCCGACGAGCATCGTGCTGGTGATCGTCCTCGTCATCGCGTTCTCGCAGGGCGCGGTCGGCGCCAACTTCTGGTTCGGCTCGGTCGAGATCCTGGGCATGGGCTGGCACCCGCTGTCGACGATGTACTTTTTGAGCGGTTGCGCGATGATCAGCGGCACGCTCAAAATCCCGAAGCCGTGA
- a CDS encoding crotonase/enoyl-CoA hydratase family protein, with the protein MVDVEKNGQIWTVVLDRKERRNAVDRQTAEALADAFRAFEADDEARVAVLHGEHGTFCSGADLKAFSEGNPNRLAPDGDGPMGPSRMLLNKPVIASIAGHAVAGGLELALWCDLRVADEDAILGVFCRRWGVPLIDGGTVRLPRLIGLSRALDLIVTGRPVEADEALQMGLVNRVVPSGTSREAAEALARRIADFPQVCMNNDRLSAYEQFGMTLDEAMANEFRRGLESLDAGAREGATRFAEGAGRGGSFED; encoded by the coding sequence ATGGTTGATGTAGAGAAGAATGGGCAAATTTGGACCGTGGTGCTCGACCGCAAGGAGCGCCGCAATGCCGTGGACCGGCAGACCGCCGAGGCGCTGGCGGACGCGTTTCGCGCGTTCGAGGCCGACGACGAGGCGCGCGTGGCCGTGTTGCACGGCGAGCACGGCACGTTTTGCTCGGGCGCCGACCTCAAGGCGTTCTCCGAGGGCAACCCCAACCGACTCGCCCCGGACGGCGACGGGCCCATGGGGCCGTCGCGCATGCTCCTTAACAAACCGGTCATCGCCTCCATCGCGGGTCACGCGGTCGCCGGCGGGCTCGAGCTCGCCCTGTGGTGCGACCTGCGCGTGGCCGACGAGGACGCCATTCTGGGCGTCTTTTGCCGGCGCTGGGGCGTCCCGCTCATCGACGGAGGCACCGTGCGGCTGCCCAGGCTCATCGGCCTGAGCCGCGCGCTCGATCTGATCGTGACCGGCCGGCCGGTCGAGGCCGACGAGGCGCTGCAGATGGGACTCGTCAACCGCGTCGTCCCCTCCGGCACCTCTCGCGAAGCCGCCGAGGCGCTCGCCCGGCGTATCGCCGACTTCCCGCAGGTGTGCATGAATAACGACCGGCTGTCGGCCTACGAGCAATTCGGCATGACGCTCGACGAGGCGATGGCCAACGAGTTCCGGCGGGGGCTGGAGTCGCTCGACGCCGGGGCGCGCGAGGGGGCAACGCGGTTTGCAGAAGGGGCTGGGCGTGGTGGGAGCTTCGAAGACTGA